A genomic segment from Luteolibacter ambystomatis encodes:
- a CDS encoding AI-2E family transporter, giving the protein MSDEEARRGERRIEPLLGTIGLMLLLFGCFFVLRPFLSALMWAIVLAYSLWPLQQRFTKWFRGSRIFAAIFVTLTLTLVTVGPFVLIGFSIADDAKALGTATRRWFESAPDEPPEWMIKTPLVGDEMTAYWRDFAEDRKRWIHSFDEAAKEKPPRPKIAEPNADGEEMTLHEPPAVPVLPAGPATQTGIVTTAAGKESSRLVERMFSQLGQASAWLQVALFATGRVVGKGVIEVLLSVFLAFFLLKDGRALSERLSTGMHRIAGKRGQHLLHVAGGTVRGVVYGILGTALVQAVVAGVGFAIAGVPGAVLLSVLTFFLSALPIGPPMVWIPATVWLFAQGRPGWGIFMALWGTLGISGVDNIVKPYLISHESKTPFVLIFCGVIGGAFAFGLVGVFLGPTLLAVTFRLIEEWSATRAVPATAVEEPSESGL; this is encoded by the coding sequence ATGAGCGACGAAGAGGCCAGACGGGGGGAGCGCAGGATCGAACCGCTGTTGGGAACGATCGGCCTGATGTTGTTGCTGTTCGGCTGTTTTTTCGTTCTCCGCCCGTTCCTCTCGGCGCTGATGTGGGCGATCGTGCTGGCCTACTCATTGTGGCCCCTCCAGCAGCGCTTCACCAAGTGGTTCCGTGGCTCGCGGATCTTCGCCGCCATTTTCGTGACCCTGACCCTCACGCTGGTCACCGTGGGTCCCTTCGTGTTGATAGGCTTCAGCATCGCGGATGATGCCAAGGCGCTCGGGACCGCCACCCGCAGATGGTTCGAGTCCGCGCCGGACGAGCCGCCGGAATGGATGATCAAGACGCCGCTGGTCGGGGATGAGATGACGGCCTATTGGCGGGATTTCGCCGAAGACAGGAAACGGTGGATCCACAGCTTCGATGAAGCGGCCAAGGAAAAGCCGCCGCGTCCGAAAATCGCCGAACCCAATGCCGATGGCGAGGAAATGACCCTGCATGAGCCTCCGGCGGTGCCGGTGCTTCCCGCCGGTCCCGCCACCCAAACCGGCATCGTCACGACTGCGGCAGGCAAGGAGTCCTCGCGACTGGTGGAGCGCATGTTCAGCCAACTCGGCCAGGCCTCCGCATGGCTCCAGGTGGCGCTCTTCGCCACCGGCCGTGTGGTGGGCAAGGGGGTGATCGAAGTGCTGCTGAGTGTCTTCCTCGCCTTCTTCCTGTTGAAGGACGGGCGCGCGCTTTCGGAACGCCTTTCCACCGGCATGCACCGGATCGCGGGCAAGCGCGGCCAACATCTCCTGCATGTGGCAGGCGGCACGGTGCGCGGCGTCGTCTATGGCATCCTGGGGACGGCCCTCGTGCAGGCGGTGGTGGCCGGGGTGGGCTTTGCCATCGCCGGGGTTCCCGGAGCGGTACTTCTTTCCGTGCTGACTTTCTTCCTCTCCGCACTGCCGATCGGTCCGCCGATGGTGTGGATTCCCGCGACCGTCTGGCTGTTTGCCCAAGGTCGGCCGGGGTGGGGGATCTTCATGGCGCTGTGGGGCACGCTCGGCATCAGCGGCGTGGACAACATCGTGAAGCCCTACCTGATCAGCCACGAAAGCAAGACGCCCTTCGTGCTGATCTTCTGCGGTGTGATCGGAGGCGCCTTCGCCTTCGGACTGGTCGGGGTGTTCCTCGGTCCTACCTTGTTGGCGGTGACTTTCCGGCTGATCGAGGAATGGTCCGCGACGCGGGCGGTTCCTGCCACCGCGGTGGAGGAACCAAGCGAGAGCGGATTGTGA
- a CDS encoding ABC transporter ATP-binding protein/permease: protein MARQPPKFTRHVWSQLWRLSKPFFFGKTWRRAWFLLAALLSLSLLVTYVGIKANMANGNFVNALQIRDDKGYSYWLKFYLATFALSVPLAAFYRYCEERLGLSWRDVLARTLMQRYFHNRAYFHLGSSEAIDNPDQRISEDAKNFTITTLSFLLIIMNSVIQIVGYTGVLMAISPRLVAALFGYAFFGTAGAYLIGKRLIGLNYMQYEREANFRYGLVRVRDNAESIAFYRGERRELNDLRARLGAVVGNMMVLIRWNRNLAFFTTGYNSLALILPVLFVAPLYLQGKVGLGEITKATGAFAVVLAAVSMVITQFERLSAFAAGVTRLGDLWDYLDERDAEDDLDQEGENIDICEEERTIVLEDLTVKTPQGQRVLLKDLTFRLPPGGSLLIMGESGSGKSSLLRTIAGLWSCGEGFIGRPPYRNMMFLPQRPYMIPGSLRNLLEYPGAKQKPDDNKLREVLKIVNLRNLAGRVENDFDREADWSNMLSLGEQQRVSFARLLLRKPAIAFLDESTSALDEPNEERAYHYLREHRYTYVSVGHRSTLLQHHDWLMKIGKDATWEIHKISEMEEQLPDAARQAGPGL, encoded by the coding sequence ATGGCCCGACAGCCTCCCAAGTTCACCCGCCACGTCTGGTCCCAGCTCTGGCGGTTGTCGAAACCGTTCTTCTTCGGGAAGACCTGGCGGCGCGCTTGGTTCCTGCTTGCAGCCCTGCTCAGCCTCTCCCTGCTGGTGACCTATGTGGGTATCAAGGCCAACATGGCCAACGGGAACTTCGTCAACGCCCTCCAGATCCGGGACGACAAAGGCTATTCGTATTGGCTGAAATTCTATCTCGCCACCTTCGCCCTCTCGGTGCCGCTGGCGGCCTTTTACCGCTACTGCGAGGAGCGCCTCGGACTGAGCTGGCGCGATGTCCTCGCCCGCACCCTGATGCAGCGGTATTTCCACAACCGCGCTTATTTCCATCTCGGCTCCAGCGAAGCCATCGACAACCCCGACCAACGTATCTCGGAGGACGCGAAGAACTTCACCATCACCACGCTTTCGTTCCTGCTCATCATCATGAACTCGGTGATCCAGATCGTGGGCTATACCGGAGTGCTGATGGCGATCTCACCGAGGCTGGTCGCCGCGTTGTTTGGCTATGCGTTTTTCGGCACCGCGGGGGCCTATCTGATCGGCAAGCGGTTGATCGGATTGAACTACATGCAGTACGAGCGTGAGGCGAATTTCCGCTACGGGCTCGTCCGGGTGCGGGACAATGCGGAGTCCATCGCCTTCTACCGCGGCGAACGACGTGAACTGAATGACCTGCGGGCACGGCTCGGGGCGGTGGTCGGAAACATGATGGTCCTCATCCGTTGGAACCGGAACCTCGCGTTCTTCACCACCGGCTACAACTCGCTGGCCCTGATCCTGCCGGTGCTTTTCGTGGCCCCGCTTTATCTGCAGGGAAAGGTGGGATTGGGGGAAATCACCAAGGCGACCGGGGCCTTCGCCGTGGTGCTGGCGGCGGTCTCGATGGTGATCACCCAGTTCGAGCGCCTGAGCGCCTTCGCGGCCGGTGTCACCCGTCTGGGCGACTTGTGGGACTATCTCGACGAACGTGATGCGGAAGACGACCTGGATCAGGAGGGTGAGAATATCGACATCTGCGAGGAAGAGCGCACGATCGTGCTGGAAGATCTCACGGTGAAGACCCCGCAGGGGCAGCGGGTGCTGCTGAAGGATCTCACCTTCCGGCTTCCTCCCGGTGGCAGCCTGCTGATCATGGGTGAGAGCGGCTCGGGGAAGAGTTCCCTGCTGCGCACCATCGCCGGACTCTGGAGTTGTGGAGAAGGCTTCATCGGCCGGCCACCGTACCGCAACATGATGTTTCTCCCGCAGCGCCCCTACATGATCCCGGGCAGCCTGCGGAACCTGCTGGAATATCCGGGAGCCAAGCAAAAGCCTGACGACAACAAACTGCGGGAGGTGCTCAAGATCGTGAATCTCCGCAACCTCGCGGGCCGCGTGGAGAATGATTTCGACCGTGAGGCGGACTGGTCCAACATGCTTTCCCTGGGTGAGCAGCAGCGCGTTTCCTTCGCCCGCCTGCTGTTGCGGAAGCCCGCCATCGCCTTCCTGGATGAATCCACCAGCGCGCTCGACGAGCCGAACGAAGAGCGGGCGTATCACTACCTGCGCGAGCATCGCTACACCTACGTCAGCGTCGGCCACCGCTCCACCTTGCTCCAGCATCACGACTGGCTGATGAAGATCGGCAAGGACGCGACCTGGGAGATTCACAAGATCTCGGAGATGGAGGAGCAGCTTCCCGATGCCGCGAGACAAGCGGGGCCCGGCCTCTGA